In Limnochordia bacterium, a single window of DNA contains:
- a CDS encoding LysM peptidoglycan-binding domain-containing protein → MRRQALALLIVLLTAYTLPVHGQEAALYAEHVLIQHWLITLGYLDGVPNGSLDERTCQAIESFQLERGLQVTGGVNEQTRSLLRTLATPGQAVFHTVKDKESLWDISRMYGVSITILAELNGLRNPALIRIGQELVIPVDVPVTSSDVLLASFSEIEPLIANQSQFTIVDVKTQLSINLIRYHGYFHIDAEPMTKEDTQTLLNIYDEHLEDVPRPAWALIDGQRYAASFSGYPRGSYSIYDNGFAGHLCLHFLGSKSHATGEIDEAFQQAVLAACGYGM, encoded by the coding sequence ATGCGGCGACAAGCTCTAGCTTTACTGATTGTGCTCCTTACAGCATATACACTACCTGTCCATGGGCAGGAGGCAGCTCTTTATGCTGAGCATGTGTTGATTCAACACTGGTTAATCACGCTCGGCTACTTAGATGGGGTTCCCAATGGGTCTTTGGATGAGCGGACCTGCCAGGCTATCGAAAGCTTTCAATTGGAGCGTGGTCTGCAAGTTACCGGAGGGGTAAATGAGCAGACTAGATCCTTACTGCGGACCCTAGCTACCCCGGGACAGGCTGTCTTTCACACGGTGAAAGACAAGGAAAGCCTTTGGGATATTTCCCGGATGTATGGGGTTAGTATCACCATTCTTGCGGAACTAAATGGGCTACGCAATCCAGCACTTATTCGCATTGGTCAGGAACTTGTGATTCCAGTTGATGTTCCGGTGACCAGCAGTGATGTGCTCTTAGCTTCCTTTTCTGAGATCGAGCCGTTGATTGCTAATCAGAGTCAGTTTACCATCGTGGATGTGAAGACCCAGCTTTCAATTAATTTGATTCGTTATCACGGGTATTTTCACATTGATGCTGAGCCGATGACCAAAGAAGATACCCAGACCTTGCTCAATATTTACGATGAGCATCTAGAGGACGTTCCCCGGCCGGCTTGGGCTTTGATCGATGGGCAACGGTACGCGGCGAGTTTCTCGGGCTACCCCCGAGGTAGTTACTCGATTTACGATAATGGATTTGCCGGTCATCTCTGCTTGCATTTTCTTGGTAGCAAATCCCACGCCACAGGCGAAATCGATGAGGCCTTTCAGCAGGCGGTCCTTGCTGCCTGCGGTTATGGAATGTAG
- a CDS encoding DUF177 domain-containing protein, with translation MRIHLKDEHDQGRVTDLRINVAPILHERGAQLEVDQRANIPASFIVDGNAKSVDVYLLGTLTNAGKSIVFSGRVSASVPVNCHRCLRDFVLPINSKVLEEFHRRPVGLVTDEETEDVQPEDDDGYVFTGNTIDLGEMVREYLVLAMPIKTVCSPECRGICRVCGQDLNQGDCQCKIDDFNPRFAVLGELLEKMKEEE, from the coding sequence TTGCGGATCCATCTTAAAGATGAGCATGATCAAGGAAGGGTGACAGATTTGAGGATTAATGTTGCACCCATCTTACATGAGCGGGGTGCTCAGCTTGAAGTTGACCAAAGGGCCAACATTCCTGCATCCTTCATCGTAGATGGCAATGCAAAGTCAGTTGATGTATACCTTCTTGGGACTCTTACGAATGCGGGCAAAAGCATTGTGTTTTCCGGGAGGGTATCCGCAAGTGTTCCTGTAAACTGTCATCGGTGTCTTCGGGATTTTGTATTACCGATTAACTCAAAAGTCCTTGAGGAGTTTCATCGGCGGCCGGTGGGATTAGTCACCGATGAAGAGACAGAGGATGTGCAGCCCGAAGATGATGATGGCTATGTCTTTACAGGAAATACCATTGATCTTGGCGAAATGGTTAGGGAATACCTGGTTTTGGCTATGCCGATCAAAACGGTCTGTTCCCCCGAGTGTCGGGGTATTTGCCGGGTATGCGGCCAGGACTTGAATCAGGGTGATTGCCAGTGCAAGATCGATGATTTCAATCCCCGATTCGCTGTACTGGGCGAATTGCTGGAGAAGATGAAAGAGGAAGAGTAA
- a CDS encoding patatin-like phospholipase family protein: MGDKRKKLGIALGAGSSRGLAHIGVLQVLVEHEVPIDYIAGCSMGAVIGVIYAAGAETHMLGELACNMRLDQLLDIRVPRQGFIRGERIYSLLRLLTKQKNLEDLDIPTQVVATNIETGELVILKEGNAADAVRASISIPGVFGPHRIDDALLVDGAVLERLPSGVVRQMGADVVVGVNVTATFRDLVSKNPVGNVIEIIAQTTDIMGKELFQIKENPADIILLPPVWDIGSAELERAEEAIEAGRQATLQALSDIKRLLGIS; the protein is encoded by the coding sequence ATGGGAGATAAACGAAAGAAACTAGGTATAGCCTTAGGGGCTGGTTCATCCCGAGGACTTGCCCATATTGGTGTACTACAAGTTTTGGTGGAGCATGAGGTACCCATTGACTACATTGCCGGTTGTAGTATGGGAGCCGTAATTGGCGTGATCTATGCTGCCGGGGCCGAGACCCACATGTTAGGGGAGCTTGCTTGTAATATGCGGCTCGATCAACTCCTAGATATTCGGGTGCCCCGTCAAGGATTCATCCGAGGAGAGCGGATTTATAGTCTTCTTCGACTCTTGACGAAGCAAAAGAACCTAGAGGATCTAGATATTCCTACCCAGGTGGTAGCTACCAATATTGAAACCGGTGAGCTAGTGATTCTAAAGGAAGGAAATGCCGCCGACGCGGTAAGGGCGAGCATTTCTATTCCTGGTGTTTTTGGTCCCCATCGGATAGATGATGCGCTTTTAGTCGATGGAGCGGTTTTAGAACGCTTACCATCGGGTGTAGTACGACAGATGGGTGCTGATGTAGTTGTCGGGGTTAATGTCACGGCAACCTTTCGGGACCTAGTATCGAAGAACCCAGTAGGAAATGTCATCGAAATTATTGCCCAGACAACGGATATCATGGGGAAGGAATTGTTCCAAATCAAGGAGAACCCAGCGGACATTATCCTGTTACCGCCAGTATGGGATATTGGTTCGGCAGAACTAGAAAGGGCAGAGGAAGCCATAGAAGCAGGTAGACAGGCTACCCTGCAAGCATTGTCCGACATTAAGAGGTTGCTGGGGATTTCCTAG
- the rpmF gene encoding 50S ribosomal protein L32 has product MALPKRRHSKARVRTRRNSVRTKTPNLVECPQCHEPRLPHRACPNCGTYKGRQVITIKAE; this is encoded by the coding sequence ATGGCACTACCAAAAAGAAGACATTCAAAAGCTAGGGTGCGTACAAGAAGAAATTCCGTTCGGACCAAAACTCCAAACCTAGTGGAGTGTCCCCAATGCCATGAGCCGCGATTGCCGCATCGGGCTTGTCCAAACTGTGGAACATACAAGGGGAGACAGGTTATCACAATTAAAGCGGAGTAA
- a CDS encoding lactonase family protein, whose translation MTSPQPYYVYVGTYTSLIYICQFDLLKGTLRSLGTASGSMNPSYLAIHPGRGYLYAVNELPESEAAVSSYSIDPRTGLLTLLNKECTQGAAPCYVSIDGTGEYLFVANYTGGSVIMFPILGDGSIGQALTIIRHEGSSVHPHRQEGPHPHSIVTDPTNTYLLVPDLGTDRIFIYNKEAGLHRAGFAEVQPQAGPRHITFHPQGLFAYVINELDATITVFRPGTAWDELIPVQTVSTVPTGHAENTGADIHVHPSGRILYGSNRGHDSLVIYQIDQDTGKLAYVDHQTTLGKTPRNFVIDPTGRWLLVANQDSDTIIVFAIDQRTGRLRTNGQFLEVPRPVCVKMAQIS comes from the coding sequence ATGACCAGTCCCCAACCCTACTACGTCTATGTTGGAACGTATACCTCGCTGATTTATATCTGCCAGTTTGATCTCCTAAAGGGCACCCTACGTTCATTAGGAACCGCCTCCGGCAGTATGAACCCCTCCTATCTTGCAATTCATCCTGGGAGGGGTTACCTTTATGCGGTCAATGAGCTCCCAGAGTCTGAGGCCGCGGTCTCATCCTACTCTATTGATCCGCGCACCGGATTGCTTACGCTTTTGAACAAGGAGTGCACCCAGGGAGCAGCTCCCTGTTACGTGAGTATTGATGGCACAGGGGAATACTTGTTTGTGGCTAACTATACAGGCGGTAGTGTAATCATGTTCCCCATCCTTGGAGATGGAAGCATAGGACAGGCACTTACCATCATCAGACATGAAGGATCCAGTGTTCATCCGCACAGGCAGGAGGGTCCCCACCCCCATTCAATCGTAACGGATCCCACCAACACATATTTGTTAGTGCCCGACCTTGGGACAGATAGGATCTTCATTTACAACAAGGAAGCAGGACTCCATCGGGCGGGCTTCGCTGAAGTACAGCCCCAAGCAGGACCGCGGCATATCACATTCCATCCGCAGGGCCTGTTTGCCTACGTGATTAATGAACTCGATGCCACAATAACGGTCTTTCGGCCCGGCACCGCTTGGGATGAGCTAATACCTGTGCAGACGGTTTCAACCGTACCAACAGGACATGCCGAAAATACCGGCGCGGACATACATGTGCACCCCTCAGGCAGAATCCTATATGGGTCCAATCGAGGTCATGATAGTCTAGTGATCTACCAGATCGACCAGGACACGGGAAAACTTGCCTATGTGGACCACCAAACAACCTTGGGCAAGACGCCCAGGAATTTTGTGATTGATCCAACCGGTCGCTGGCTTTTGGTGGCTAATCAGGATAGTGATACCATCATAGTCTTTGCCATAGACCAAAGGACAGGGAGACTTAGGACAAACGGCCAGTTCCTCGAAGTACCCCGTCCGGTGTGCGTCAAGATGGCACAGATTAGTTGA
- a CDS encoding Fic family protein: MQYITVKQASERWGISDRRVRVLCAQGRIEGVIQKGRSYLIPADTLKPVDGRRLRGKEIPEQYAALFASVDGMKAELDRRRPLTSGELKRLQDEFLVDFTYNSNAIEGNTLTLQETALVLEGVTIDKKPLKDHLEAVGHRDAFLYVVSLVSDKIPITERIIREIHSLVLINRAKDKGVYRRIPVNIMGAHHEPPEPYLVSVQMERLVSDLSRDNRHTIETAALFHLRFEGIHPFIDGNGRTGRLILNLMLMQAGYPPIDVKFADRRKYYSCFDSYYRDNDASQMVNMVGKYVKERLSQYLSLLQDEKRPRA; the protein is encoded by the coding sequence ATGCAATACATTACGGTAAAACAGGCGTCTGAGCGATGGGGCATATCCGACCGCCGCGTTCGGGTGCTTTGCGCACAGGGACGGATAGAGGGCGTCATTCAGAAGGGACGTTCCTATCTCATCCCGGCGGACACATTAAAGCCCGTCGACGGGCGCCGCCTGCGAGGCAAGGAGATTCCGGAACAGTACGCCGCGCTCTTCGCGTCGGTCGACGGGATGAAGGCGGAGCTTGACCGTCGTCGTCCATTAACAAGCGGGGAGTTGAAACGCTTGCAGGACGAATTTCTCGTGGACTTCACCTATAACTCAAATGCCATCGAGGGCAACACGCTCACGCTTCAGGAAACCGCGCTCGTTCTGGAAGGCGTGACGATTGATAAAAAACCGCTCAAGGACCATCTGGAGGCGGTGGGACATCGTGACGCGTTCCTTTATGTGGTTTCGCTCGTCAGCGATAAGATCCCGATCACGGAGAGGATTATCCGCGAAATCCATTCCCTCGTCCTGATAAACAGGGCAAAGGACAAGGGCGTATATCGAAGAATTCCGGTTAACATTATGGGCGCGCACCACGAACCTCCGGAGCCTTACCTTGTCTCGGTTCAGATGGAACGGCTAGTTTCGGATTTGTCCCGCGACAACCGACATACAATAGAAACGGCGGCGCTGTTTCACTTGCGCTTTGAGGGAATCCATCCCTTCATCGACGGCAACGGGCGCACCGGGCGGCTGATATTGAACCTGATGCTGATGCAAGCGGGCTACCCGCCCATCGACGTAAAGTTTGCCGACAGGCGAAAATACTATTCTTGCTTTGACAGCTATTATCGGGACAACGACGCGTCCCAGATGGTGAATATGGTCGGAAAGTATGTAAAAGAGAGACTTTCGCAGTATTTGAGCCTGTTACAAGATGAAAAGCGGCCTCGCGCATAA